The DNA sequence taactgcaatgtattataaataaaaaaaaaaaaaaagtaagaaagagaaaacaaaatgtggaaaaaaagaaaaaatggaaatcaCATTTTAactacaattattataattaaaaattttaattaccGTTTCTGAATAAcgattaaaaagaaaaaggttAATTTCCATTTCTCTATAGTGTATACATAACATCACTAAGGTAGAAGTAAtatagttataatattttttattttttttttttaattttgcttttaaaaatatttgctcCTTCAGCAAATTcgttcttttaaaattttgatattttttagtGCAAAAATGATCATAGAAGAAAAATGATTCCagagataaaaataaaaattttgagtCTTATTGTATATGCAAACATTTCCCCCGAGGAACGATAAGAAAAGAACATGATATGTAATGTTATATTTGATTGTTTTTAACTTTTTGAGTAAGAAAaacacatacgtatatatatatatatatataaatatatgtacatgctcGAAGTTATATCCTTTTACTTCTGCATACAATGCTAATTGAAAATAGGAAAATAGTAAGAAATGTTATTTTCGAATGTAacgataaattaaaattatacataaaaataaagcaaagcATCAAGAATAATGATATAAGTAAAAGTGTAAGAGAGTTGGAagaatgttataaaaatctTTTGGGTTcttattcaaataaattttacgAAATTAAATGTTATAATGATGATTATACTAGtgatacaaaaataaataatgatataataaatcgTCTTTCGAATAGCTTTATAGAAAACAGTAATGGGTGtgtaatatctttttttaataaatatggaaatataaaaatatctaaAGACAACAGCAAACAtgttaaaaacaataattctaataataGTATAGATGAAACATATATAAGCAACCTTATAGAcgcttttttcattaaaacaTGTGATGTAtcagttaaaaaaaatgaaaaaaaaaattattccttACGATATGGTATTTTCACTAATTcctttaatttatatgatttattaGAAGATTATTACTATGAGCATATGCAGTAttaccaaaaaataaaaagctgTACGTTAAAATGTGAcgaaaaaatagataaaaggaggtataacaataacagtaacaataataataataataattattattattataattataaaaatgtgaatACTCCTTCTaaaagtgaaataaaaaagttcatTGAGAAAACAAGGGCTGTTGTATTTTCAGATTCAAGGAAATTAAAAGACATGCTCAGCTTTGCAGAAAAACAGAAAAGGGTggtagaaaataaattaaaaaaagatgaatcatttttttgtacattattaattatagaTATTAGTagaataaaagaagaagacACGTTTAATAGTAGCctcataaataataatgacaatCATAGATCTActttaaacaatttttactttattaatGTCTATTATacaaatgataataattatgaagaagaaaacaaTAAGGAGGATAATTTGAGAAAATCGTTCATCGAATTTAGCAGTTTAATTAAGCATTATTATACGGATAAACATTTCAAAATTGATATTTCAAACTTTAacaaaatatcaaaaataatttcagaAATTTTCTATGATTTAGCTAATATTCACATAAAAATTGTCCTGCACATGTCAGGaaattatgatattaaaaagaaagatgAGCCTATTTTGAATTTCCTCCATTCCATTGACCttgaattaaaagaattcttaaattatttgaCCAAAAATGTGAAGAAAttagaaaatgtaaattcGAATTTGCGAGAAAGTTCTGAGGATAcccttttattaaaaaatgaaaaatatcataaaataaataatgttttattcaaaaatatcGATTTAGatcaaaaaacaaaatgtaatataataaaagaagcTATGAATATTCCTGAAGAAT is a window from the Plasmodium brasilianum strain Bolivian I chromosome 9, whole genome shotgun sequence genome containing:
- a CDS encoding hypothetical protein (conserved Plasmodium protein); the encoded protein is MLIENRKIVRNVIFECNDKLKLYIKIKQSIKNNDISKSVRELEECYKNLLGSYSNKFYEIKCYNDDYTSDTKINNDIINRLSNSFIENSNGCVISFFNKYGNIKISKDNSKHVKNNNSNNSIDETYISNLIDAFFIKTCDVSVKKNEKKNYSLRYGIFTNSFNLYDLLEDYYYEHMQYYQKIKSCTLKCDEKIDKRRYNNNSNNNNNNNYYYYNYKNVNTPSKSEIKKFIEKTRAVVFSDSRKLKDMLSFAEKQKRVVENKLKKDESFFCTLLIIDISRIKEEDTFNSSLINNNDNHRSTLNNFYFINVYYTNDNNYEEENNKEDNLRKSFIEFSSLIKHYYTDKHFKIDISNFNKISKIISEIFYDLANIHIKIVLHMSGNYDIKKKDEPILNFLHSIDLELKEFLNYLTKNVKKLENVNSNLRESSEDTLLLKNEKYHKINNVLFKNIDLDQKTKCNIIKEAMNIPEEYVDRLVLLNKTFQHNYSFYKEKEKDLHKSIKNLVEKQNDIIKNYEQEEEQKKRDINGALNEITYINEKCLELKNEIKKHKDLNSKYLQGEKHRQEQNLIKFQTADGMLAKEYTSFLKFRNESSIHDQKTIGKEEDINKFQKDEQTYNANEEEDKIQDICKKKEEEYLKNLNEAIKYAERIFQETYDLKKQYDSSISRKIDLLNVLKMTASKFNEKINSLVNNFKNTKELKLISPLEDNCVNLKERFEQTNLVIKNCLKDYKEMLDHLDTNNFNESQLNWIYKMNSLSKKF